The following proteins come from a genomic window of Populus nigra chromosome 6, ddPopNigr1.1, whole genome shotgun sequence:
- the LOC133697795 gene encoding uncharacterized protein LOC133697795: MASVDNGNPKDEIEECNGTKAGGQSPLQISASRRTLLSNENSQRKSQDSLISLPNGINFLKFGSASAKFRQLAQERDEFSRSVTSSSSHGFRERINGVFARKIDWALLMKMGKEWIWDPMNMALFVWIICVAISGAILFLVMTGMLDHALPKKSQRDVWFEVNNQILNALFTLMCLYQHPKRFYHLVLLCRWNPKDISRLRKIYCKNGTYKPHEWAHMMVVVALLHLNCFAQYALCGLNLGYRRSRRPALGVGVCISVAIAAPAIAGVYSILSPLGKDYESEIDEEAQVQITTGEGPEKLRSKSLAKRYSFAVRDEQRIAETRPQWSGGILDFWDDISLAYLSLFCSFCVFGWNMERLGFGNMYVHILTFLLFCLAPFWIFNLAAVNIDNETVREVLGITGIILCAFGLLYGGFWRIQMRKRFNLPAYTFCFGEPAVSDCTLWLCCCWCSLAQEVRTGNSYDIVEDKLCQKEMDSSNQMPHSPFSGKDGSNPSSPLGNNSSPSSVMITNSPSPSIISKGHVTPGKHLPMVKEEPSRGGKDETMTPPAPSLIEREAN; encoded by the coding sequence ATGGCTTCAGTTGATAACGGGAACCCCAAAGATGAAATTGAGGAATGTAATGGTACTAAGGCCGGGGGTCAAAGTCCTCTTCAGATTTCAGCATCTAGAAGGACACTATTAAGCAATGAAAACTCACAGAGGAAGTCCCAAGACAGCTTAATTTCCCTTCCCAATGGAATAAATTTTCTCAAATTTGGTTCTGCATCTGCCAAATTCAGACAGTTAGCGCAGGAAAGAGATGAGTTTTCACGTTCAGTGACTTCTTCAAGTAGCCACGGTTTTCGAGAACGTATCAATGGGGTTTTTGCACGAAAGATTGATTGGGCTTTGCTCATGAAAATGGGCAAAGAATGGATCTGGGACCCAATGAACATGGCCCTTTTTGTGTGGATCATCTGCGTTGCTATCTCCGGCGCAATTTTGTTCCTAGTCATGACCGGGATGTTGGACCATGCACTACCAAAGAAGTCCCAGAGAGATGTATGGTTTGAAGTCAATAATCAAATTCTAAACGCACTATTTACCCTCATGTGTCTGTATCAACATCCAAAGCGATTTTATCACCTTGTGCTTCTCTGTAGATGGAATCCAAAAGACATCTCTAGACTCAGAAAGATTTACTGCAAGAATGGGACTTATAAGCCCCATGAGTGGGCACATATGATGGTGGTTGTGGCTCTACTCCATCTTAACTGCTTTGCTCAATATGCACTTTGTGGTCTAAATTTAGGATATAGGAGATCACGGAGACCAGCCTTAGGAGTTGGTGTATGCATTTCTGTTGCAATAGCTGCACCTGCAATTGCTGGTGTATACTCCATTCTTAGCCCTCTTGGGAAGGATTATGAGTCTGAAATAGATGAGGAAGCACAGGTGCAGATTACCACTGGTGAAGGGCCAGAGAAGTTGAGGTCAAAATCATTAGCAAAGAGATATTCATTTGCAGTCAGAGATGAACAAAGAATTGCTGAGACTAGACCACAGTGGAGTGGAGGGATACTTGATTTTTGGGATGACATTTCTTTAGCGTATCTATCACTTTTCTGCTCTTTTTGTGTCTTTGGGTGGAACATGGAGAGACTCGGATTTGGGAACATGTATGTTCACATTTTAACTTTTCTCCTCTTTTGCCTGGCTCCTTTCTGGATTTTCAACTTGGCTGCTGTTAATATTGATAACGAGACTGTCAGGGAAGTGTTAGGTATAACTGGAATTATTCTCTGTGCATTTGGATTACTGTACGGTGGCTTTTGGAGGATTCAAATGAGAAAGAGATTCAATTTGCCAGCTTACACATTTTGTTTTGGTGAACCGGCAGTTTCTGATTGCACTTTGTGGCTATGTTGTTGCTGGTGCTCTCTTGCTCAGGAAGTCCGAACTGGGAATTCTTACGATATTGTGGAAGATAAATTATGTCAGAAGGAAATGGACAGTAGTAACCAGATGCCACATTCACCTTTCTCCGGCAAAGATGGTTCAAACCCAAGTTCTCCACTTGGCAACAACTCTAGCCCATCCAGTGTTATGATAACTAATTCTCCAAGTCCAAGCATAATTTCAAAGGGGCATGTGACTCCTGGTAAGCACCTTCCTATGGTGAAAGAAGAGCCTTCCAGAGGAGGTAAGGATGAGACTATGACTCCTCCTGCTCCATCATTGATAGAAAGAGAAGCCAATTAg
- the LOC133697796 gene encoding alpha-soluble NSF attachment protein 2-like yields the protein MDLVAKGDDLEKKAEKKLNGWGIFGSKYEDAADLFDKAANNFKLAKSWEKAGSTYVKLAQCHLKLDSKHEAASAYVDAAHCYKKTSTSEAISCLVQAVDMFCDIGRISMAARYLKEVAELYESDANIEKSMEFYRKAADFFQNEDVTTSANQCNQKVAEFAAQLEQYQTSIDIYEEIARQSLKSNLLKYGVKGHLLNAGICHLCKGDVVAITNALERYQEMDPTFSGTREYKLLADIAAAIDEEDVAKFTDVIKEFDSMTPLDSWKTTLLLRVKEKLKAKELEEDDLT from the exons ATGGATTTGGTAGCGAAAGGAGACGATCTCGAGAAGAAAgcagaaaagaaattgaacgGTTGGGGTATTTTCGGTTCCAAATATGAAGACGCCGCCGATCTCTTCGACAAAGCTGCCAACAATTTCAAGCTCGCTAAATCCT GGGAAAAAGCTGGATCAACGTATGTCAAGCTGGCACAGTGTCATTTGAAG TTGGATAGCAAACATGAAGCTGCCTCAGCATATGTTGATGCTGCTCATTGTTATAAGAAAACATCCACTAGTG AGGCAATTTCATGCTTAGTTCAGGCTGTAGATATGTTCTGTGATATAGGAAGGATCAGCATGGCTGCAAGATATCTAAAG GAAGTTGCTGAGTTGTATGAGTCGGATGCAAATATTGAGAAATCTATGGAATTTTATCGTAAGGCCGCTGACTTCTTCCAAAATGAAGACGTAACAACTTCTGCCAACCAATGCAACCAGAAAGTGGCAGAATTTGCTGCTCAGCTAGAACA ATACCAGACTTCAATTGACATTTATGAAGAGATAGCCCGGCAATCGCTTAAAAGTAATTTACTGAAATATGGAGTCAAAGGTCATCTTCTTAATGCTGGCATTTGCCATCTCTGCAAAGGCGATGTTGTTGCAATTACCAATGCATTGGAGCGCTACCAG GAAATGGATCCAACTTTTTCAGGAACTCGTGAATATAAATTGCTAGCG GATATTGCTGCTGCCATTGATGAGGAAGATGTTGCAAAGTTCACTGATGTTATCAAGGAATTTGATAGCATGACACCACTG GATTCCTGGAAGACGACCCTTCTATTGAGGGTGAAAGAGAAGCTGAAAGCTAAAGAACTAGAGGAGGATGACCTCACCTAA
- the LOC133695978 gene encoding amino acid transporter AVT6C, which translates to MNNKTTYSKNILLAGKFPPGMSPATGIHAPLLPERKQGEKRASVQGAVFNVSTSIIGAGIMSIPATIKVLGVIPALVLIMIIAWLVDISVEFLLRYTLSGESTTYAGVMREAFGRVGSATVQICVMITNLGCLIVYLIIIGDVLSGNVHDGSMHLGVLQEWFGIHWWNSRAFALLFVVIFVVLPLVLFRRVESLRFSSAISVLLAVVFVGICSVMAIYALIEGKTKSPRLLPHLDNKTSFFDLFTAAPVIVTAFTFHFNVHPISFELRKPSDMVSAVKISLLLCAGIYFTIGIFGYLLFGESIVADILVNFDQSSDTAIGALLNDTVRLSYAFHLMLAFPLLNFSLRANIDELLFPKKPLLATDSIRFVSLTLALLVFAYLAAIAIPNIWYFFQFMGSTSAVCLAFIFPGAIVLRDVHSISTTRDKIVAAVMIILAVATSTIALSTNIYSLVRNK; encoded by the exons atgaACAACAAGACAACTTATTCCAAAAACATCCTTCTAGCCGGTAAATTCCCTCCCGGAATGTCGCCTGCCACTGGAATACATGCTCCGCTTCTGCCGGAAAGGAAGCAGGGGGAGAAGCGTGCATCGGTACAAGGAGCAGTGTTCAACGTGTCAACTAGTATAATAGGAGCAGGAATTATGTCAATACCTGCCACAATTAAGGTGCTAGGTGTAATACCTGCTTTAGTGTTGATTATGATTATTGCATGGCTTGTGGATATTTCTGTGGAGTTCTTGTTGAGGTATACACTCTCTGGGGAGTCAACAACATATGCTGGTGTCATGAGGGAGGCTTTTGGGAGGGTAGGATCCGCGACTGTACAAATATGTGTCATGATCACTAATCTTGGGTGCTTGATCGTTTATTTGATTATCATCG GGGATGTGCTGTCAGGGAATGTGCATGATGGATCAATGCACTTGGGCGTGTTGCAAGAATGGTTTGGAATTCACTGGTGGAATTCCCGTGCTTTTGCGCTCCTCTTCGTTGTTATCTTTGTTGTGCTTCCTCTGGTTTTGTTCAGGCGTGTAG AATCATTGAGGTTCAGTTCAGCTATATCAGTCCTCCTCGCAGTAGTGTTTGTTGGCATATGTTCAGTGATGGCAATCTATGCACTCATTGAAGGGAAAACCAAAAGTCCGAGATTGCTGCCCCATCTAGATAACAAGACTTCCTTCTTCGACCTTTTCACTGCAGCTCCCGTGATTGTGACAGCCTTCACATTTCATTTTAATG TTCATCCAATAAGTTTCGAGCTCAGGAAACCTTCTGATATGGTTTCAGCAGTCAAGATTTCCCTCTTGCTTTGTGCTGGCATCTACTTCACCATAGGCATTTTTGGGTATCTTTTGTTTGGGGAATCAATCGTGGCCGACATACTTGTAAATTTTGACCAGAGTTCTGATACAGCAATCGGTGCATTACTCAATGACACTGTCAGACTTAGCTATGCCTTTCACCTCATGCTGGCGTTTCCCCTCTTGAACTTCTCATTGAGGGCAAACATTGATGAACTTCTTTTCCCTAAGAAGCCTCTTTTAGCGACAGATTCCATCCGATTTGTGTCCCTCACTCTTGCATTACTAGTTTTCGCTTACCTGGCAGCAATTGCAATCCCAAATATATGGTACTTCTTTCAGTTCATGGGATCAACATCAGCAGTGTGTCTCGCCTTCATCTTCCCAGGTGCTATTGTGTTAAG GGATGTTCACAGTATATCAACGACACGAGATAAGATCGTGGCAGCAGTGATGATAATTCTAGCTGTAGCAACAAGCACAATTGCCTTGTCAACAAACATCTATAGTTTGGTAAGAAACAAGTAA